A region of the Cupriavidus metallidurans CH34 genome:
ATGGATATCAAGCTAGCCCACCCCAGCAAGACGACGCCTGAGGATTTGAAGCAGTTGGCAAATCTCTCCGCGGTGATGCTGCAGAAAATTCGGGATGAGATGCTGGAGCCATTTCCTCGGAAGGAAGCCCCGCTGATCCCGTCTGGCCGCCTACAAGAATTGTGTGGCATCGACAAAACGCGGATGAACCGGTCCCTCAAAAAGGGGGATCTCCCTCAGGGCCAGCAATCGCGACCCGGTGCAGTGCGCTATTTCAGCCTCAGCGAGGCAATGCAATGGATCCGAGCGGAACTTAAGCCTGTCCCGCGAAGGGGACCAGGTAAAGTCATTGCAGTTGCGAACTTCAAGGGCGGTGTCACGAAGACCACTATGTCCACCCTCCTCTGCCAGGGCTTGAGTCTGCGGCGAGGTCGGAAGGTGTGCCACGTTGATCTGGATCCGCAGGGAAGCGCAACCACGCTGTATGGCATCAATCCACATGCCGAGGTGTCGTCCGAAAACACCATTATGCCGCTCATCGAGGCGTATTTGGCGGGCGAGTCCTTCGATATGCGAGGGCTTCCTCAGGAGACTTACTGGCCTAACCTGGATTTGATTCCTTCGTCTACTGAGCTTTTCAACGCGGAGTTTATGCTTCCGGCTCGGGCGACGGCAGAGGAAGGCCATATTCCGTTCGAGCGCGTGTTAAGTAACGGCCTCGATTCGTTGAAAGACGAATATGACTACATCATCCTCGACACGGCTCCTACCCTCAGCTACCTGACCATCAACGCGATTTTCGCTGCCGATGGCGTCATCGTACCGGTGGTCCCGGACACCTTGGCTTTCGCGTCTATGGTCCAGTTCTGGCAACTCTTCTCGGACCTAGTAACAGGCATGGAAGAGCAGAGCGAGGGATCTAAAAAGGAGTTCGACTTTCTCGATGTTCTCATGACACGCATGGAGAAAAAGAACGCTCCTCGCCTGGTGGCAGACTGGATTCGCGGCGTCTATGGGTCGCGCGTGCTGCCGATTGAGATCCCTGAGACGGACCTCGCCCGTAACAGCAGCATTCAATTTCGCACGGTCTATGACCTCTCCTCTAGCGAGGCGAACACCGAGACGATGCGACGCATTCGCCAACCCTGCGATGAGTTTGTCGACTATGTGGACGACAAGGTCAGCGCGCTTTGGCAAGGAATTGAAGAATGAGTTTGAGAGAAAAGCTTGCCGCAAAGGCTGGGAACATCAAGGTCACGGCGGAAGACTTGGAGAAAGCCGCTGCGCGCGGTCCGCAAGCGCCGCGAACTGCGCCCGGTCAGTTAATGCATATGCAAGGGAAGGTTGAGCGACAGGCTAACGAGATCGCGCAACTAAGAGCAGAACTTGAGTCGGCCCGCGTCAGCGGCGGCGCAGTGGATGTGCCTATCGACCAACTGCATGAGGTCCCAGGCCGCAGACGCTTCATGCCTCCCGAGAAGTATGTCGAATTGAGGGAAAACCTCAGGCACAACAAGCTCGTTCATCCTGTGATTGTATGCCCTCGGCCTGCGGGAGGCTTCGAGATTGTCTCCGGGCATCACCGGACAGACGCGTACCGCGAGCTTGGGCGCGATCACATACGCTGCGTGCTCGGCGAACTTAGTTCAGACGAGGCTGACACGGGCGCGTTCTACGCGAACCTTATGCAGTCAGATTTAACGGATTTCGAGAAGTTTCGGAAGTTCGACGAACTGCTGCTTCGCAGCCCAGACAAGACTCAAGCCGCAATAGCTGAACAGGCTGGTGTACCTGTCTCGACTCTCTCAGAGATTTTGTCGTTCCGGAACTTGCCTCCCGAGGTCCTAAGCCTTCTCGATAGCCGCCCAGACCTGCTCGGGTCGAATGCTGGCGCCGAGTTGGCAAGGGCGACCAAAGACGGTCGCGGGGATCGGGTCGTCGAAGCGGTTAAGTTGTTGGCCGAGAAGAAGATCGATCAACAGCAGGCCGTACGGATGACTAAGGCCGAGCAGGTTAAGACCAGGCCTGCCGCATCTACCGGCTTCAAAATCAAGGCGGGAAAGGCGACTTGGTGCGATGTTCGTATCGCAAAGAAAGTCATGCGCATTGAGTTCCGCAGCGAGGAAGAAGCGGAAGCGGCCCAATCGGCCATTCGCGAACATCTGGAAGGGTTAGCTAAAGCTGCGTCGGAAGACGCAAAAAGCTAAGTGCTTGTTTTTTAAGGACTTCGTACTACGAATCGAGGTTTTAAGCCATGTCTAGACTGTAATCCTACAAAAACAAAAGCCCACGGCGGCAACCGTGGGCTTTTGAGAACTTCAAGCTGACCAGTTTCCCGGCCGCTACACACCGAAGCCACTCGACATGGATTCGTTAGTCGGAGTGTAGCGGAACGCGAACCTGAGTCAAGCGACTTCAACCATTTTTTACGAATGGGAAGGTCATATGACTTTCGCGCAACGCTCCGTTGCTGGCGAGGATGTTGCTCGCCCACAAAAACACCTTAACCAGACAGACGCTCTGATTGCTCCGGCGCCCAAGCGCCTCAAACGCAAGACTATCGAAGCAGTCGAGCGCGCAACTCGAATCGTCGGGATCGGGCGTAGCGCCCGATCAGCTCTTGCCGCCCTCGCCCGCACGGCGAATAACGATGACCCCACCGGTAAGATCTTTAAGCACCGGGAAACGCTTTGTGCCGAAACCGGAATGTCGCCGGCTACTTGGTACCGTGCTCAACGAGAACTGCTCGACTTGGGCCTAATTACCGTCGACGTTCAAGTTCGGAAGCGATTTGGCCGATTCGCAGGAGCCTACATTTACCTGACGGAAAAAGCGACGGAGATGCTCGGCTTAAGCTCGCGAAAAGAAGAAGAAACCACGGGTACGGGCGAGGACGACACAGCGCAGCTCGGCGAGCCGGCCGTTCCACCACCCTCTTCTATGGCGCAACCGTCTCTCAAAACGAGAGTCCTGTTTACAGAAGATCGTGTCCCATACTCCTTTCAAAAAAGACAGCAGGATCGGCTCCCCCAGGACCTGACACGTCTGCGCGGCCTGGGTCTTGATGTAAATTTAATTTTTTGGTTGATGCGAAAGGCTAAAGAGCAAGGCCACTTTCTCTCAGATGTCGTAAGCGCGACATGGGAGAGTCTTGCGAAAGCACGCGTGCCAAAAGCGTATCTGCTTGCCCTACTCACCGCCCGCACCGATTTCAGTGCTGTCTGCAAAGCAAAGGCACTCAAAGAAGACAAAGCCCGAATCCAAGTGCAGGACCGCGATTTCGTGCGTTCGATACTCGCAGGGGCAGCGCGGCAGTGTTTCGTGGACGAAAAAGGCAACCATTTCGAAGTCGAAAGCGACGGAAGCTCAGTGCTTGTCACCGAGGTCCAAAGTGCGGTCACTTCCCGCTTGGTAGGAACTTCCCTCGCCGAATTTGCAAGGCGACTACACGCTGGTGCGTACCAGAAAGCTGAGGTCTACGCTGCTCCCCAGAGAGCAAGCGGCCGGCTCGAGAAACGGGGAAAGGAGGCGGCTTCGACGTTATCGGCGTTGCGAGCGATGCTGCGCGACCGCAGGTCAGCCAACGCGGCAAACACGACGAACAATGCTCATGCCATGGCCTAGGGTGTGTTTTGCGCTGAAAGAATCTCCGAACGAACACGGAGCCCGTCCTTCGACCAGGCCCCGCCTGAAAAGCAGTAAGCTGCATAACTTGTGACGACTTCGAATGGAAGCTTCATGCCCGACCAAGTCTTGTACGTCTACCGTTGCTCTGCCTGCGACCATCGCGGCCAGGTTCATTTTGACGATGACACCCACGATGGCGACGCCGGGCACTGCAGCACTTGCCATGCCACGGTTACGCTCGAATGGGACGGCGGCGTGACGCTCGATTTCGAACCTTCCAAACCGGGAAGCCCACGTGCCTGAGATCGATCCCACTGTCACCGTTACCCTGGAACTTGCCTACCACTAGGCATTTTCGCGGCCCGCTTCGACATTCGCGAGTGGGCCTAGATCACGACGAGGCTTCCGTGAAGATCGAAGCCATAGGGAGTCCGGCAAGCCTTGGCAGATCAAGGCTTCACGCCTTGTTGAATGCCGATCCGGGCGTTTCTGTCGCCCGGAAATCAATGCAAATTATTTAAGCGCGGCCGCATGAGACGGGCATATGTCCGATTTGACAGATTACGTAGTCGTCCTGCCCACCGTGGCGAACATGGTCATGGGCTTCTTGGGATTCCAGCTCACCAATCAGATCAAGAGGACAGACCTGCTGCTAAAACTGCGCAAAGGCCATGGAGAAGCTCGTTTCGCCCTACCGTGCGCTACGCGGCCTAGCTGATCACGGCAGTCGTTCCAAGTGAGCAGTGATAGCAGCTATCGGCAATAGGGCAGGGCAAGAGGTACGCTGGCGACAACAGGTAAAGACCGACCAAGCAAACATAGGCGAATTCGCGGCTGCTATTCGTATTGACATGCAGACGTCACCCAGCCCGCGTCCGAAGCACTCGGACCAGAATTCGTCGCAGCGCGACGGATAGGAACTGCGTTAGATGATCGAGCGATGAGGTATCGCCGAATTGGCAACGGATCACCGGACGCGCGAGCGCAATTGGTCATGACACCACGGAGCGGCCCACAGCAACGGGGCTACCGTTGCCCGAAGCGTCTCATGCCATTGCGATGAACCTTCCTCGTACGATGCGCTGCGCCGAGAGGGCGAGGGCAAACAGTATTTATATACTGAACGAAGCGCAATACGCCCACGAAAATCGGCAGGCAAGAATTGCTTTCATGAAATTCATGAACTATCATGTTCGCATGGAAACGAAAAACCGACCCGTTCCGAATCGCAGGATCACTTACAAAGCCGCTGGCTCGAGTGGCGTAGCGAGAACTACCGTCGTGCCAACGGACGCCGGGCGCAGGATATTTGCCGACAAGCTTCTAGAGCGAGTCGTGGAGCTGGCAGGGGACGAGGTGCACAGTCAAAAGATGACGGTCGCGTTCCTGGACCGGTTGATCTTGGGCGCGGCGGAAGCTTTGGGCGAAGTTGGCACGAAGCCGACCACCCAGAATGGCCCTGTCGATGCGCTTCAAGCTGCTCGGGAGCGCGGCCGCCAATACGCGTTGGAGGAGCTGCAGCAGCCGGAAAACCTATCCTTACGCGATGCGGCAGCGTACGCGGGTCGCTCCGACCGCGCGATCAACGAAGCCCGCTTGAGCGGGCAGCTGTATGCACTGGTGCCCCCAGGCAAGCAACGCGGCCTGCGCTACCCCCAATGGCAGTTTGATGCCGAGGCTAGCCGACTGGCAGCCGTGC
Encoded here:
- a CDS encoding ParB/RepB/Spo0J family partition protein, whose protein sequence is MSLREKLAAKAGNIKVTAEDLEKAAARGPQAPRTAPGQLMHMQGKVERQANEIAQLRAELESARVSGGAVDVPIDQLHEVPGRRRFMPPEKYVELRENLRHNKLVHPVIVCPRPAGGFEIVSGHHRTDAYRELGRDHIRCVLGELSSDEADTGAFYANLMQSDLTDFEKFRKFDELLLRSPDKTQAAIAEQAGVPVSTLSEILSFRNLPPEVLSLLDSRPDLLGSNAGAELARATKDGRGDRVVEAVKLLAEKKIDQQQAVRMTKAEQVKTRPAASTGFKIKAGKATWCDVRIAKKVMRIEFRSEEEAEAAQSAIREHLEGLAKAASEDAKS
- a CDS encoding ParA family protein encodes the protein MDIKLAHPSKTTPEDLKQLANLSAVMLQKIRDEMLEPFPRKEAPLIPSGRLQELCGIDKTRMNRSLKKGDLPQGQQSRPGAVRYFSLSEAMQWIRAELKPVPRRGPGKVIAVANFKGGVTKTTMSTLLCQGLSLRRGRKVCHVDLDPQGSATTLYGINPHAEVSSENTIMPLIEAYLAGESFDMRGLPQETYWPNLDLIPSSTELFNAEFMLPARATAEEGHIPFERVLSNGLDSLKDEYDYIILDTAPTLSYLTINAIFAADGVIVPVVPDTLAFASMVQFWQLFSDLVTGMEEQSEGSKKEFDFLDVLMTRMEKKNAPRLVADWIRGVYGSRVLPIEIPETDLARNSSIQFRTVYDLSSSEANTETMRRIRQPCDEFVDYVDDKVSALWQGIEE
- a CDS encoding helix-turn-helix domain-containing protein, with translation MTFAQRSVAGEDVARPQKHLNQTDALIAPAPKRLKRKTIEAVERATRIVGIGRSARSALAALARTANNDDPTGKIFKHRETLCAETGMSPATWYRAQRELLDLGLITVDVQVRKRFGRFAGAYIYLTEKATEMLGLSSRKEEETTGTGEDDTAQLGEPAVPPPSSMAQPSLKTRVLFTEDRVPYSFQKRQQDRLPQDLTRLRGLGLDVNLIFWLMRKAKEQGHFLSDVVSATWESLAKARVPKAYLLALLTARTDFSAVCKAKALKEDKARIQVQDRDFVRSILAGAARQCFVDEKGNHFEVESDGSSVLVTEVQSAVTSRLVGTSLAEFARRLHAGAYQKAEVYAAPQRASGRLEKRGKEAASTLSALRAMLRDRRSANAANTTNNAHAMA